Proteins encoded within one genomic window of Manis pentadactyla isolate mManPen7 chromosome 4, mManPen7.hap1, whole genome shotgun sequence:
- the CATSPER4 gene encoding LOW QUALITY PROTEIN: cation channel sperm-associated protein 4 (The sequence of the model RefSeq protein was modified relative to this genomic sequence to represent the inferred CDS: deleted 2 bases in 1 codon), whose translation MDRHQHQTVECPGWGLKPGSTAQAGYPESASPEPHVWPEEQVLINRRDITSRKDAWEMQEFITHMYVKNLLRHPAFQLLLAVLLVVNTITITLRTNSFLGQEHYELFSIIDDIVLTILICEVLLGWFNGFWIFWKDGWNILNFIIVFILLLGFFINELSAVSITYTLRLLRLVHMCMAVEPLAQIIRVILQSVPDMANIMVLILFFMLVFSVFGVTLFGAFVPVHFQNMQVALYTLFICITQDGWVDIYRDFQMERREYVMEIGGAIYFAIFITIGAFIGINLLVVVVTTNLEQMMKSGEQRQLHQITFSETGDYEEELLGSNQLPLVHCAVAHLETSGLPEKPLVWEPPSNLSEKTCDNFCLVLEAIQENLMQYKEIRDELNTIVKEVRSIRFNQEQEEELMHRHLSPSLSVASGPSVDIRDMTCQQDLITALVNREKVQESNVSILLSKRKDSR comes from the exons ATGGACCGACATCAACATCAAACTGTTGAGTGTCCTGGCTGGGGGCTCAAGCCTGGCTCCACAGCCCAAGCTGGGTATCCAGAG AGCGCCTCTCCTGAGCCCCACGTCTGGCCAGAGGAGCAAGTGCTCATCAATCGCAGAGACATTACCAGTAGAAAG GATGCCTGGGAGATGCAGGAGTTCATCACTCACATGTATGTCAAGAACCTGCTGCGACACCCGGCCTTCCAGCTGCTGCTGGCCGTGCTGCTGGTAGTCAACACCATTACCATCACTCTCCGCACCAACTCCTTCCTTGGCCAG GAACACTATGAGTTGTTCTCTATTATAGATGACATTGTGCTGACCATCCTTATCTGTGAGGTTCTCCTGGGCTGGTTCAATGGCTTCTGGATTTTCTGGAAG GACGGCTGGAATATCCTCAACTTCATTATCGTCTTTATCTTGCTTCTGGGCTTCTTCATTAATGAACTCAGTGCCGTCTCAATCACATATACCCTCAG GCTGCTTCGTCTGGTGCATATGTGCATGGCGGTGGAGCCGCTGGCCCAGATCATCCGTGTCATCCTGCAGTCGGTGCCTGACATGGCCAATATCATGGTCCTCATCCTCTTCTTCATGCTG GTGTTCTCCGTGTTTGGGGTCACTCTCTTTGGTGCATTCGTGCCTGTGCATTTCCAGAACATGCAGGTTGCCCTGTACACTCTCTTCATCTGCATCACCCAGGATGGCTGGGTGGACATCTACAGGGACTTCCA GATGGAGAGGAGAGAGTATGTCATGGAGATCGGGGGTGCGATCTACTTTGCCATCTTCATCACCATTGGTGCCTTCATTGGCATCAACCTGTTGGTCGTCGTGGTGACCACCAATCTGGAGCAAATGATGAAGTCTGGAGAGCAGAGGCAACTGCACCAGATAACCTTCAGTGAG ACAGGGGACTACGAGGAGGAGTTGCTGGGGAGCAACCAGCTGCCACTGGTGCATTGTGCAGTCGCCCATCTGGAGACATCTGGCCTCCCGGAGAAGCCACTTGTTTGGGAGCCTCCATCGAACCTCTCGGAAAAAACATGCGACAACTTTTGCTTGGTGCTTGAGGCAATACAGGAGAACTTGATGCAGTACAAGGAGATCCGAGACGAGCTCAACAC GATAGTGAAGGAGGTACGCTCCATCCGCTTCAaccaggagcaggaggaggagctgaTGCACAGGCACTTGTCACCAAGCCTGTCGGTGGCAAGTGGGCCCTCCGTAGATATCCGT GACATGACCTGCCAGCAAGACTTGATCACTGCGCTCGTCAACAGGGAAAAG GTTCAGGAATCCAACGTAAGCATACTCCTTAGCAAGCGCAAGGACAGCCGCTGA